Proteins from a single region of Roseofilum capinflatum BLCC-M114:
- a CDS encoding Zn-dependent hydrolase, which yields MIEALQINAQRLQDSLEELAQIGQKGDRSICRLAFSDQDLQARALVRQWMEEAGMTVRVDSAGNLRGTYPGKQPHLPTLATGSHLDTVPSGGKFDGALGVLAGIEIIRVLNDHQHHLNHPLEVIVFTDEESTMIGCKAISGTASLNPDNYQTKVNLSIIEALAKIGGNWPTLTQAQQTRQNIAAFLELHVEQGAVLETLDKQIGIVQGIVGQQRYTLTVKGQENHAGTTPMGMRQDALTAAARIVLAVEHLAQSAPGDPVATVGALQVFPNAPNIIPGLVTMTVDIRDLHQQTIDHLVTDLKTQLEQISRATQTQITIEPLLNVQPTLASPNIQQHITTVCQELGLTHLSLPSRASHDAQELGRCTDMGMIFVPSQGGISHSGEEYTPAQDCVQGAMVLLHTLLKLDREYTALCAVMGNG from the coding sequence ATGATTGAAGCTCTGCAAATTAACGCTCAACGGCTCCAAGATAGCTTAGAAGAACTGGCGCAAATTGGTCAAAAAGGCGATCGTAGTATTTGCCGCCTCGCCTTTTCCGACCAAGATCTCCAAGCTCGTGCCCTAGTCCGTCAGTGGATGGAAGAAGCCGGAATGACCGTCCGAGTCGATAGCGCCGGAAACCTGCGCGGAACCTACCCCGGAAAACAGCCCCATCTTCCCACCTTAGCCACCGGTTCCCACCTCGATACCGTCCCCTCTGGCGGGAAATTTGACGGAGCCTTGGGAGTCCTTGCCGGAATTGAAATCATTCGCGTTTTAAACGACCATCAACACCACCTCAATCATCCCCTAGAAGTCATCGTCTTCACCGATGAAGAAAGCACCATGATCGGCTGTAAAGCCATTTCAGGAACCGCATCCCTTAACCCAGACAATTATCAAACTAAAGTCAATCTTTCCATCATTGAAGCCTTAGCTAAAATCGGCGGCAACTGGCCCACCTTAACCCAAGCCCAACAAACCCGCCAAAACATCGCCGCCTTTCTAGAATTGCATGTCGAACAAGGAGCCGTCCTAGAAACATTAGACAAACAAATCGGCATTGTTCAAGGCATTGTCGGACAACAACGCTATACCCTCACCGTCAAAGGTCAGGAAAACCATGCCGGAACCACCCCCATGGGAATGCGCCAAGATGCCCTCACTGCCGCCGCTCGCATTGTCCTAGCCGTTGAACACTTAGCCCAATCTGCTCCCGGCGATCCCGTTGCCACCGTGGGCGCACTGCAAGTCTTTCCCAATGCTCCTAATATTATCCCCGGCTTAGTAACCATGACCGTCGATATTCGAGATTTACATCAGCAAACCATTGATCATTTAGTCACTGACTTAAAAACTCAATTAGAGCAGATTTCTAGGGCGACCCAAACTCAAATTACAATCGAACCTCTGTTAAACGTTCAACCCACCCTAGCCTCACCAAACATTCAACAGCACATCACCACCGTTTGCCAAGAATTAGGATTAACCCATCTTTCTTTACCCAGTCGTGCCAGTCATGATGCCCAAGAATTAGGACGCTGTACCGACATGGGGATGATTTTTGTCCCTTCTCAAGGAGGAATTAGTCATTCCGGAGAGGAGTATACCCCAGCTCAAGATTGTGTACAAGGGGCGATGGTTTTATTGCATACGTTGCTAAAATTGGATCGAGAGTATACAGCGCTTTGCGCGGTAATGGGTAATGGGTAA
- a CDS encoding XdhC family protein — MPFSTTVHKYWSSSKGMSLQFYQQLLKSLPRGDVAIATVIATIGSVPREVGAKMALCADGTRLDTVGGGAGEAKVLSTMEQVLASGDPQKVAIDLSGAVQRVTEGVCGGQMQVWVAKWSGEGAIALTQAILDHLNQGYSVRLFIPFSPRLSPHILTENTPQPSQDQGFIDFIEPSPMLLIIGAGHVGEKLAQVATLLDFQVIIQDDRPQWANRDRFPSALAIFTAPLSTVLEQWPYHHPLYIAMVTRGYDYDLQALTSLLEHPIPHRYIGMIGSAKRVHKVRKTLADRPFPLEKLNTIHAPIGLDIGALTPAEIALSIAAELVLVQRGGTGVPLSRVI; from the coding sequence ATGCCTTTTTCTACCACTGTCCATAAATACTGGTCATCATCAAAAGGGATGTCACTGCAATTTTATCAACAGTTACTCAAATCTTTGCCAAGGGGAGATGTGGCGATCGCCACTGTCATCGCTACTATTGGATCAGTTCCCAGGGAAGTGGGGGCGAAAATGGCGCTCTGTGCGGATGGCACGCGGTTAGATACGGTTGGCGGTGGAGCGGGAGAAGCCAAGGTTTTAAGCACCATGGAGCAGGTTCTAGCATCGGGAGATCCGCAGAAAGTGGCGATCGACCTTTCTGGTGCAGTTCAGCGCGTCACTGAGGGGGTTTGTGGGGGTCAAATGCAGGTCTGGGTGGCAAAATGGTCAGGTGAAGGGGCGATCGCCTTAACTCAAGCTATCCTAGACCATCTGAACCAGGGTTATTCTGTGCGTCTCTTTATCCCCTTTTCTCCCCGTTTATCCCCCCATATTCTCACTGAAAATACTCCCCAACCTTCCCAAGACCAAGGATTTATCGATTTCATTGAACCCTCGCCTATGCTCCTCATTATCGGTGCAGGTCATGTCGGAGAAAAACTCGCTCAAGTCGCCACATTATTAGACTTTCAAGTGATTATTCAAGACGATCGCCCCCAATGGGCAAATCGCGATCGTTTTCCTTCTGCATTAGCTATTTTCACCGCTCCCCTCTCTACCGTTTTAGAGCAATGGCCCTATCATCATCCCCTTTATATCGCCATGGTCACCCGTGGATATGATTACGATCTCCAAGCTCTAACGAGTCTCCTAGAACACCCAATTCCCCATCGCTATATCGGCATGATTGGCTCGGCAAAACGGGTTCATAAAGTCCGCAAAACTCTCGCAGATCGTCCCTTTCCCCTAGAAAAACTCAACACCATCCATGCACCCATCGGCCTCGATATCGGAGCCTTAACCCCGGCAGAAATTGCCCTTAGCATTGCCGCCGAATTAGTCCTAGTCCAACGAGGCGGAACCGGTGTACCCTTATCTAGGGTTATCTAG